DNA from Rosa rugosa chromosome 6, drRosRugo1.1, whole genome shotgun sequence:
TGAAAGACGCTGAACGACCAAAGTTTTCTTCGAAAGTCGGAGCAATACCGAAACCTAACCCTAAACCTAGGTTTCGCGAGCAGTGCGGCGGCGCTTCTTGGCTCCGATCTGCAACAGGGCGCTCCGGCGTTGCAAGCGGTAAGAGGATAAGGGCTTCATCTCCTTCGCGCATTCGGAGGCTGGTCTGGTAAGAGAAAAGAGGCGAAGTACAGACCTTGTGGTGGTTTTGCAACAGAGATCGGCGTTTGCTTTGGTGGAATCGGGTTTGACGAGGAGGAGATTGGCGTCACGATTTTGGGACTAGAGGAGGAGCGAGGTCGGAGAATTCCTGCTAGAGATCGGCGGTCGGATTGCCGGTTGAGGCCTCGAGTTCGTGCTTGCAGAACCAGTCTAGTGCAACAAGTGCAGTCGCTAGCAGCTTTGGTGGGCGGCGCGATGGTTACCATGGTCTCCTGCCTGGGGAGGCCGCCAGACGGATTAGGCGGTGGCGGGCGGTTCTTGGAAGGGCCAGATTCGGCGGCTGGGTGTGAGGAGCGTAGGGTGTGGGCAGCGGATCGTGGGCCTCTACCTTCCTGGGCTGCAGAGATGCAATCTAGAGAATTGGGCCTAGGTTAGGCCAATTCCCCTATTTTTCTCACACTTGGGTCGGATTTGGGCTTTTTGGGGTGGTCTGCCCTGCTCTTTGTCCTGCATATGTTCCTAGAATGTTGTTGTGGGTGTGTTGAatgttgcgacgtacaccaaAAGGGTCTTAGGAGTCAAGATGTTTAGGACATTGGTTCCATTTTAGGGCAATGTAGGATTAGAGAGTTTTTAAATTCTGCATTTTCTCTTTCAGCAGTTTctttaggattttagttttgAAGTATAGatttcttttggatttagtACTCTTCGTGAGCTTgtattgtaatatgaggggtgcttgtacccttcatgcttgaccgagtgaggtcgtcatgatttcgatcaatggattagtcttccgttgccctaaaaaaaaaaatagtcattttgAATGAGCTGACAAAATCAACTATCACTATGAAAATAAAGAGATCTAAATACTTATTGtaaaggtatgaatagaaataCTCTATTTTATGTCATTCATCATTATGATAATTATTACTTCTCTTTCTAATATTGAATTGAAAAGTTATTTCTCAAATACtgattctgttttctttttgaattgaaaatttCAGATTGGAGGAAAGAAGGTTGGTATTGTTGGATTGGGCAGCATTGGGTTAGAAGTCGCAAAGAGATTGGAGGCATTTGGCTGCAGTGTCTCGTACAATTCAAGGAGCGAAAAGCCGTCTTTGTCATACCAATTTTATTCCAATGTGTGTGAGCTTGCAGCAGACAGTGATGCTCTGATCATCTGTTGTGGACTGACAGAGGAAAcccaccacatgatcaacaaggAAGTTTTGTCTGCGTTGGGAAGAGAGGGGGTGATCGTTAATGTAGGGCGCGGAGCTATTATCGATGAGAAGGAAATGGTTGAGTGTTTGGTGCGAGGAGAGATCGGAGGTGCTGGCTTGGATGTGTTCGAGAATGAGCCTAATGTTCCTAAAGAGCTCTTTTCATTGGATAATGTTGTACTGTCACCGCATCAAGCTATTGTTACACATGAAGCTTTTGTGGATTTGGGTGAATTAGTAACAGGGAATTTGGAAGCATTCTTCTCAAACAAACCGTTGCTTTCTCTGGCTGTCATTAATTGAATGGAGTTCTGTTTGCAGGTTAGTACCTTCATACTTTTCTAAGCATATTGCATGCCATTTTGGTTAGCTAGCAATCTGAGTAGTTGCAAATTGGAGGTTCTGCGATTTTTCTTGTAATTTTTCTTCTAAAGTTTCCAGAACTTTCTTTTAAATCATGCAGGGTACAAAATTGATACAAGAAGGAATTATCAAGGCAATGAGGGAAGACAGTGCTGAAGAACTGCACTTTTATTGTTACTGGTATTATGTACAGGTTGTGGTCAGTGTGAATAATTTGCCAATGGTGATGATTGTTGAacttttgctctgtttttcaaGAGGGTTCCATCCCTTGCGGAATCAGTATGTCTTAGTCTCATCCGAAAACATATATATGTAGCCTTATATTTGTTGTTGTAACAGTCACCTATGATCTAATGGATGCTTGTTTTTATGCCGTTCGTAGCTTCTCTTTGTTTATTGTCATTCTTTGAAACCAGGAGAGTGGAGGAATGAATTGGTGTAAAAGGTttactgtattttttttttttttttttttgaatcaatccatcaatgattgcattactcaagccagaatggccattacatacccctccGCTACCATTCAAAGATAGAGAAGAGGTTGTGGAGGTAACACACGGTACATAGTACtagaccactcattagacaaccagtgctcacttatgaAAGCAAGCCTATTACTGCGATAACCTAAGACGTAGTAATAGACCAAGTAAAACTATACTCATTAGTGCTCGAAAGAAAACTAACAAGcataggttcctaatacaaggaattattttaatttagacAAAACTAAAACATAGTACAGGCCTAGGGCAataaccctagcccaaaatagcaGGCCTAACAGCATCCAAAAGAAAAGTCCAACTCCAGAGCCCATCAAGCTGGTCCGGCCCCAGCCCATATCCTCAACGACATGTCGGTTGCCACAATCCCAGCATGCCTGACACCATGCCGCACGTCACAAACCCAGCAGCACAACCCGACCCGCTCTGCTACGACTCGTGCCACGCCGATCTACGCCGCCGCGACTACTCCCCGCTTCGGCCCAAACCCCCGCGCCTCACGCCGCCACAGCTCATGCCTGAGACACGCCACCACAGCTCATGCCGCACCGTACGCCGTTCGAAAAACCATTGGTCTTGATCAGCACACCCCGTCGCCGATTGAGATGCGGCCAGAACCCCAACCCCGAGCAGGCTGGAAACCCCGAAGCGCACCACCCATGGATGATTCGGCTAAATAGGATCGAaagcccgtccggcagcaaccccAAGACGATGGCAAGGCCCGGAGGCCAACACCGGTCGgggagccgccggacgagatcGAATATTGGTGTGGAAAAAACTCGACTTTtagggattttagggttttgcattCACTCTGCACACTTGTTTATGGCCTTATTGTTCTTAAAGGTTTACTGTATTTGTTTATCCTTTTAAAGAGAATATGAAGATTTAATGATGTTGAAATTACTTAGTAATTAATTCAACAATGAATCAAAAATTATATTGAAAGACTGTATTAAATAGAAATTTGATACACTTTTATGATACTAGCcggattttttgttttgttttgttttttgtttttgttttttttgttttcaatttgcTCATTCATTTATGTAATGAGAAAGGGTATAGATCgaaatttgatgaaaaaatgagagaaaaaaaaaatgtaaggagtgtgcattaagtaattaggTGGTGTATATAAAATTTCTCCCTATTAATCCATTTTTTTGAAAGGTAAAAATTTCACTGAACTAGCAAATCAAATCGCTCATAAGGGCACCCCTTATATACTCGGGAGCATACAAAAACCAAGAACgagaaagacaaaaaaataagtCATGTGAGCAAGTATATGAGCTACAGAGTTTGGTTGCCGGTTAACATGTGATAAAACATAATTGGGATATTGCTGCATGTAGGACTTGACTTCTTCAACAACATTCCCATCCACCAAATGATCTTCCTCCTGCGAATTGATAGCTTGGACTAGTTGGAGGTAATCACACTCAAGATCACCTTGTGATGCCGTAATGAAATGGAGAACTGGACTGCAGCCTTAAGAGCTAAGAGTTCAGCTTGGAAAGCCGAGGTCactgtagaatcgctgtaaatccgTATATAATTAGGattcttatttaattaggatatcctgtaatcatggaaagattgtttcctattatagttagactactcctttgtacttgtatatatccCCCCTTTGTGGAATGAATAGAATCATCGAATTAAccttgaattgaagtattcttttctaggtatcagagcaggttcaatcatTTGAACTTGCgttgcatcctttgaatcctaaatcctgaagaacaccacaaaccgctgcgtaccaccaccattgaaatcaaaccatccctGAATTTTAAAGCACCATCACCCTAGAAAACCCAATCCTGCAAAAATCCCAAATTCCTCAATGGCCGGACCTGTAATTGAAGGCGAACAGTCAAATTCCAAGAAGGCAATGGTGCCATCCTTACAAGTCATCCATCACCACTACACCACCCAATAAGACACCTTTGCGTTCCCAACAagtgttgtcttgaatgaatccaactacaccatATGGGCTCCTCTCATGCGGACGCGCATTAAAGCTCGAGGGAAGGTTGGTTATGTGACCGGAGTGAAGGCTGAACCTACCATGAATTCTGTagagtatgaagcttgggccacgaacaatgaaaaggtgaaaattTGGCTCATTGACTCCATGGAGTCCTCTCTTATGAATTGGTATATTCGTCTTCCTACTGCAAAAGATATTTGGGAAGCTGTAGAGAAAAccttttatgatgattctgatgaaacccGGATCTTTGAATTGAATAAGAagtgttttgaagcaaagcAGAATGGACGGCTCATTCCTACCTACTATAATGAGTTAGTGGCGATGTTCcaggagattgatcaaagggTGGCCTCTCAGAATGATAATGTTGCAGCTGTGGTTCAAGAGACTTCAACGATGTCCCGGATGCGTGTTcacatgtttttgagtggacttgACCCAGAGTATGATCAGGTATGTGGAGAGATCCTACGCAAGGAACCTAAATTCTCCTTGGAGCAGAGCTATATATGCTTACATTCACaaggtgcaatcagagaaacaggctatggaACATTCGGTATCTACCGAATCTTCTGTTATGGTTGttcaacgcaaacagggtcctcctccaaGCTTCTCAAGTCTTTCTCCACGccgtcctctaggtaaaccaaatccatatgcaaacagaAAGTGCATtctctgtggggaattaggtcatatcaaggagcggtgctatgaagtgattagttaccctgattggtgggacttcactaAGAAACCGCGAAaaaatctgggcaaggccgtcATTGCTACTATAGAGGAAGAGCATCTAGaaaatgcctccgctaatgtagcgcagtcaggtatgaagggtaaggttactttggataatacatggataattgatatagatgcatctgatcatatgaccaatgaccctaatcttgtgaaaaaccttagacattCACCTTAAaatgttgtctctactgctgatggtactccaactccggtcatcggagaaggttctattgctttatctgataccttaacccttgaatctgtcttagttattccatcactagcttataatctcctgtctgttggtcaaattattttagctcttgcatgtattgtgaccttctatccgtctttctatgtgtttcaggacattctgactcggcggattcttgtttatggtgttagaagggggaaattgtACTACTTGGATCCGATAGAGACCGGAGAGAAACAAAAGCATCTTTTGGAGCAAGCTACTCAGATTAACGGGGTAGAGAATTTAAAGGAAgatgtatggttatggcatcacCATTTAGGTCGAcatctattttttatttatcttaagaagctacaacctcatttgtttttggttgtcagtgatttggatttccattgtgatatttgtgaactggccaggagccaccgtatttcatattcaccaagtcttgaTAAAAGTCCTGTTTcttttatgaaaatttactccgatgtctggggtcctgcaaaaattccttctctttctggagctcagTGTTATGTaacatttattgatgattgcactcgcatgacatgggtgtcattactaaagaataagagtgatgtatttgggatgtttaccgaatttcacaaaatggtggcaactcagtatcaacaatgcatcagagtgtttcaatctaacaatggtggagagtttgtgaatggccctatgattgagttttgccgacCACATGGAATTTGTCattaaacctccaattcttatactcctcaacataATGGTTTAGCAAAACgaaagaacaggcagttgatggatgttgttcgtgcttccttgttcggcatgaatgtacctcggtcctatttgGGTGAAGCggtgaaatcagcagcatatctcatcaaccgtactccttcaccgataattgagtttcagaatcctcatcagaagcttcatacacttttgaccatcccctCTATGCgtttgggtgcacagcttaTGTCCATATACCAAAGCCACAATGGAGCAAGAATGATCCCCATGCAAAGAATGTATTTTTGTGGGTTATGCAGAGTTTTAGAAGGGCTACAGATGTAATGACCCGCTCATCAACACAGTACAAATGTTTCTTGATGTCTCATTCTGTGATTCTGAGCCATATTACTCAAGGGGaacttctcagtcttcccttcaggaggaaagaggttgtgaagggaatccttgttctattattgattttgatgtctttgaagacttggaaaatttggaagaacgatttgaaggtagaaattctAAAACAGTCGAAAACGATCTATCGTTTGAACCTGACGATGGATCGTTTCGAGAGACAGAAGTTCCCAATGGACAAAATGATCGATCGTTCAGCCCTAGTGATCGATCGCTTCAATAAGCAAAAATTTCCAGTAGCCAAATGATCGATCGTTTGGTCCCCAACGATAGATCATTTACTGAGATGACTTTTTTAGATAGTTTggatcaaaatcaagacgtatctgaagctcacacacaagatattcccccttctacgtcaccaactgaagatcccgctcagaatgatccacctcaggtacccctaaacttgaATGAGTCTTTtgggttagaaagtgttgaACCTAGGAAATTACAGAGAGTTACCAaaggaattcctaagaaacaatatgaactagatatcaaagccaaagctagataccctatagctaactttatgtctaaccataggatttctgggtcacatgcacttgttatTGATAAATCATCTACtatatctattcctagtaacgtgcaggatgcattgattgatccaaaatggacaaaggcaatGAATGAGGAATTGGAAGCTCTTtagaagaatgcaacatgggcgCTAGTACCCCTGCCCGTTGGAAAGAAGATTGTAGGATttcgttgggtgtttactgtgaagcttaatgtcGATTGAACTAttgatagatacaaggcgaggttggttgccaagggATATACACGACGCTAtgagattgattatgaggagacttttgcacctgtggtaAAGATatatactgtccggattctaatctcacttgcagcaaacaaagattggcccttgcaccagtttgatgtgaagaatgcgtttcttaatgagaatttggaggaagaagtgtacatggatgtgcccccgggtgttaagaattacccaagtgacgttggcaaggtgtgtaaattgaagaagtctttatATAGCCTGAAGCAGTCTACaggagcttggtttggaagattttcaaagtccatgagagcctttggatacagacagagcaatcctgaccataccttgtttatcaaaggcaagaatggtaagattacagctcttattgtgtatgttgatgacatgattgttataGGGGATGATCCAAAAGAGATGAAttaattgcaaaagtatctgtcaaaggagtttgaaattaaggatctgggacaactgaagtattttctgggtattaaagttgcaaggtctaagaaggggatttcactttcacagaggaagtatgtccttgatttactcgCTGAAACGAGGATGCTGGACTGTAGACCAATCAAGACACCCATTGaaatgaatcacagacttgctatttatcctgatcaagttccaactgataaagggaggtatcaacgtcttgtaggaaggttgatttatctgtCACATACTagagacctgatattgcttatgttgtgagtgttgttagccaatttatgcattgtcctagtgaagagcatatggatccAGTCTTTTgtattttgaggtacttgaagatggtggcaggtaaagggttactgtttgagaaaaaagatgaattgcaagttgttgggtacacaaaTGCAGATTGGGTTGGTGATAAAattgacagacgttctacatctagGAACTTCACTTTTGTtagagggaaccttgtcacttggcgtagcaaaaagcataAAGTTGCCAAATCAAGTGTAAAAGCTGAGTTTCGAGGTATGacacatggagtctgtgaaatgtggTGGATCCGTAATGTCctgaaagacctgggttacaagcttaaaaagcctatggatttacattgtgataatacaactgccattgagattgcacataatccagtttagcatgatagaacaaagcatgtggaggttgaccgtcattttgtTAAAGAAAAATCTTGACAGGAAGGTTATTcactttccatttgtaaactcagaagagcaattagctgatgttcttactaaaggagtgtccaggaagatatTGGACAGctcgattgacaagttgggcatgatagacatctatgcaccaacttgagggggaatGTAGAATCGTTGTAAATCTGTATATAATTAGGattcttatttaattaggatatcctgtaatcatggaaagattgtttcctattagagttagactactcctttgtacttgtatatattccccttttgtgggatgaatagaatcataTAATTAACCTTGAATtcaagtattcttttctactgtcACCACGTCCATAGGTCGTGCTACAGCTGCTTGAAATCGACCTTGGCTGTCCCATAACACACAGCCTGCACCACCCTTAGAATGAGCTGAATCAAAACTGCCATCAACACTACATTTTATAAAGTCATCTTGAGGACAACTCCACCTAGGCTTCACTCTGACCATAGGAATGGCAGCTCCATGAATTAACTTGTATTCATTAAACCGTCCTAAAGTGATTATGGCTATGTCAGTTGGGAGTTGAGGCTTATCCTCCCATAAAGTTGCATTCTTGTTTTTCCAAATCGACAATCAAAACATCATGAACTTTTTGAATTGCTACAACGATGTCTTCGTAGCACATTCCAACATCCACTCCTTGAACGCAAATACGTATTGGATATAAAGGGATCGTAAGCTATAAAGAAATGGAACCCAATACTTCGTTGGCAATAGGACATTCAGCAAGTACATGCCCCACCGATTCAAGTGGACAATTGCAAAGCACATAAGTTGTTTCCCCTTCGTATCCTTAAGTTAGAAGCCTCTCTCTGGTAGGGAGAATGTTTTGACGTGCTTTCCAAACACAAATGGCTACCTTTTTTGGAACTTTTGCCTTCCAAATCGTTTTCCACAATCTTTGGAAACCATCAGAAGGCGGAGGCTGCATAACTTGATTAAGAGAAAGATCACGTGCCACAAAGTAGGCACTGTTAGTAGTAAAGATACCTTTTTTATGGGGATGCCACACCAGTTTATCAGATGGATGGTAGAGGATGACTAAGAAGTATAGCTCTGATCAATTTAACCTCACGATGTGAGAAAAGTTGCTGCAGCAAAGGCACATTCCAAGAAGCCGTGCCCGGAAGCATAAACTCGGACACATTTGGGAGCATCCCCAGGGGACAACGACCAAGGTTCCACTGCATACCTTGGTATTGGTCTATTGGAATCCATTGATGGTTCCAAATCTCAATTTCAGTTCCATTACCCACCATCCAACGTGAACCAGTGTGACCCAACTCTGCTTCCCAAAACAGTTCGAGCTTCTAATGCACTTCTCCATGGAAATGAAGGTTGCTGACCCAACTCTGCTTCCCAAAAAGAGCTGGTTGGAAAATACAGAGCTTTGTACAAACGAGCAATCAATGAATCCGGATTTTTTACAAGCCGCCAACCTTGTTTCGCAAGCGTAGCTAAGTTAAAAAGATGTAGGTCCTTAAAACCCATACCTCTTTCATTCTTTGGAATGCACAATCGTTCCACGATTGCCAATAGATCTTCTTCTTATCAAAAGAATCTTCCACCAGAACTGTGCACACAACTAATGTAAATCATAACGTAGGCCCTAAGGCAGAAAATAACAATTCATGATGTACATGGGCACTGCCTGCGCTACAACTTTTATAAGAATTTCCTTGCCTCCTCTACTGAGCAGTTTAGACCTCCATCTAACAGCCTTCTTAGAAAGCTTTTCTTTCAAATAATCAAAGGCTTCTACTTTTGACCGACCCACATGTGTAGGCAAACCCAAGTATCTTTCATGTTTGTCAACCCGTTGTACACCCAGAACTGCAGCTAATTCCATATGAGTCTGCAATAAGACATTCTTTGAGAAAGCAACGCTACTTTTATCCAGATTAATATAACATTCTGTCCAGAAGCAAGCTCATATGTATACAAGATATTCCTGACCTGCTAGCATTCTTCTACAGTAGCCATCCCAAATAACAAACTATCATCTGCGAAAAGCAAGTGATGAAGTTTTGGAGCCGTAAGAGCCAGCCTTACTCCCCGTAACCAACCCTGCTCAATGAAATGAGAAATCAATGCAGATAAGCCTTCCGCAcagagaataaaaaaataaggagAGAGTGGATCCCCTTATCTAATGCTGCAATGAGGAGTCCTATAACCCTTTGGTTCTCCATTGAGATTAAAGGAGTGCCATATAGATGTCAAACCAAACATTATCAAATCCACCCAAGTAGAAGCAAAACCTTGTCGCAATAGAATATGTCGCAAAACATCCTATTCAAGTCTGTCATAGGCTTTGCTAATATTAAGATTCAAAGCGAAAGTTTCCTCACCTGACCTCCTATTGATATGCATTTGATGCGCGCGCCACTTCATTTGCAACCAAAGTACTATCAGAGATTAACCTACCAGGGATGAAGTCACTCTGCAGCGAAGAAGCAACAACACTCAAAACCCTCTTCAACCTGTTCGCTAGAACTTTAGAGAAAATTTTATAAATAACATTGGATAAGGCAATAGGCCTCAACTGCATCATGTCTATTGGCGTCTCCACTTTGGGAATAAGAGTTACATGCGTGTAATTGATCTCTCGCATCATAGAGCGTGACTTGAGCATTCCCTGACTGCAAAACACACATCTGGTCCCACTATAGTCTAATACTTCTGATAAAAGAAAGGAGACTTCCCATCTGGTCCAGGGGACTTGGACGGATGCATTTGAAACAAAGCTTGGCGAATCTCATCATCGGGATAGGGGCTAGGAGCTTCCGATTCATATCACTAGTAACTCTGCTAAGGGACCACATCCAATATGGTGTGCAATGCAACTTCATTCACTCCTTGTGAAGTAAACAAGCTAGAATAGTAGTTTGTAACGATGTTTTCGATGTCCCCAACAGATGTTGTCCACTGGCCAAACTCATTATTCAGCCCCTTAATGGCATTCCTTTGTTTTCTCATTGACGCACACTGATGGAAATAAGCTGTATTCCTGTCCCCAGGGGGCGGAGCCACCTAGGAGCTTAGTGGGTCCCGTGACCCACTAGAGTTTTTACGTACAAATATATATTAGCTTCTCCATAATGCAATAAAGCTATTTTGGTATAGTGGCTGTCTGATTGAATCATTAACAATATGGTCATGGGTTCGATGCTTCTTGTTGTAACTCTTGTGgatctatttttttcttttcttttttggtctgaacatgtgtgtttatatatataattatatattacgTATGTAGTGCTATTGTTCTACTTTTGAATTATAAAAGTTAATATAGTTATTGCTTTAGACAATTTACAAGATGTATATCACTTTGGCTTAAATTTCACATCTAGCAAGTAATTCCACTCACATAGTCTCGTGTCCAATTGCAACACCCTTAGCTTccctttttatatattttttttgaattaaattcagtttacccccctgaggtttggggctAACTTCATGTTAATATAATCCATGTCCTCttaatttaatcagtttaccccctgagcttgtcaattttcctcaaccgtgtccaatttctcagatTCCGTCTAAATCGAACGTTAAGTTTGACGATGGGGCCCACTTTCAGggttaaaatggtcatttcaggacaagaaaaggaaaaaaaaaaattctttcttcttgaaggcaaaaaaaaaaaaagctcggggggtaaactgattaaattgagaggacaaagactaacatgaagttatccccaaacctcaggggtaaactgaatttttaACAATCAAATCGACTTCTTGAAGCTTGAAATTTAAGGGAGTCTGTAACCTGTACATACATAGTAAAAACATATTTCGTAATCATGTATCTTATTTTACTGAGAACAACAAAATTGACAAAGAAAAGTAGAGAGATGAACTGATTCTAGAAATCAATTAATATAACCTTAAAGCTTTGTCCAAATCTGATACCTTAATTGCTCACTGATTCTCACCCATCCTATTACACATACAACAACACCATTAGTAGAATTGAAGGAATTTATTTTTGGGTCCTTGATTTTACCCTAACCCTAATTAATAAATTCCAGCCACTGCCATGagacacctctctctctctctctctgtctctctctcacatCCTCCGATTTGAAGTCGTACGATTCTCATCAGCTACGGCGTCCGGCACCGGAGTCAACCTCGACCACCACCGCCGCCTCAATCGGCTTCCTCAGAAACCCTCTCACTGTCGCTCTCTGCGTGACGTGGCTACTCTGCTTTGTCTCTACCATCAACTCAAACCCGTCGCCGGAGTTCCCGCCGATCTCGGATCCGGGCAAGGAGAATCGAATCATCAGCTGCCCACTTCTACTCTCtttaattttctcttctttaCAGTTTGCCTCTCCTCCCCTTTACCCATCTCCAAGAGAATGAAGGCTAGATCTGATCTCTCTCTTATTATCATACATCTTTATGAATCCCAGTGAGTGAGAAATAGAGAAATTGGAACAGTAGCTGtagcagaaagaaaagaaagaaaaaaagatggtCAAAAACTCAAAACGACGGGCAATAGT
Protein-coding regions in this window:
- the LOC133713506 gene encoding glyoxylate/hydroxypyruvate reductase HPR3-like, encoding MADDDHSELPTVLVLRRCPFIALLEPKCSQKFNLLKAWDSPLPQDRFLTTHARSVQALLSSGNGPPITAQILQLLPSLKLVVTNSTGLDHVDLAECRRRGIAVANAAKVFAEDVADTAVGLFIDVMRKISASNRYVRGGLWACRGDYPLGSKIGGKKVGIVGLGSIGLEVAKRLEAFGCSVSYNSRSEKPSLSYQFYSNVCELAADSDALIICCGLTEETHHMINKEVLSALGREGVIVNVGRGAIIDEKEMVECLVRGEIGGAGLDVFENEPNVPKELFSLDNVVLSPHQAIVTHEAFVDLGELVTGNLEAFFSNKPLLSLAVIN